The DNA segment GTTGGCGTGAAGACGGCGGGGCGGTGGATCGGGGAGGGGATCCTCACCCTGAGGCAGCTTCGGGATTCTGGGCCGACTCTCAACCGAGCCCAGCGAGCGGGCCTCCGTCACTACGACGACCTCAACCGGCCCGTCGGCAGGGCCGAGGCCGCCGCCGTGGCCGCCGTGGTGGAGGCCGCCGCCGGCTCCGTGCTGCCGGGGGCTCGGGTCACTCTGATCGGAGGATTCAGGAGGTAAAGCTTCGGTGACCCGCAGGGGTCAGAGGGGACGTTCATCCTCCGAGTCGAGACTGATTCAATCAATCCAGTTGGTCATTCATCTCGATGTCACGCATGAGACGCTATTCATTCAAAGGAAATGTTTCAAGTCCCCTTTTTATTCTCCAGGGGGAAGCAGACGGGCCACGACGTGGACTTCCTGATCACACACCCGGAGGAGGGCAGGGAGGCGGGACTGATGCCCAAACTGGTCTCCTGGCTGGACTCTCAGGTAACCGAAGTTCTGCTCCTCTAGAAGAAGAGAGAACTCAAATGTGTCTTTAGTGCAGAACAACTGGTGAGATAAATCCTAAAAAGAGCAAAAGCAAGTTGAATTTCTTTAATAACGTATTGAACAGAAGTTAAGAAGTCCACACACCTCATATTTGTAACGTAtatctccatcctctcctctcggCTCTGTGTCATTTCCTGAAGTTCAGTCAGTTTCTCTGATTTATGGCCACATGACTGCTGGTCTCAGATGAATCAATCATGACGTAAACGTTTTACTGAGGAGCTCAGAGTTAAACGTTTTCAACAGAATCTCGTTAAATTAAACGGGTGCAATTCTAACTAAGAACAAagtttatttttgaaatgtccctttttaaaGCTTTGTTTCTGTTGCGTTCAGGGAGCGTAGGACGGATGGAGGTCTGACTGTGTGTTGtggccctcctccctccagggTTTCCTCTTGTACCAGAAAACCAACAGCAACTCTTACCTGGAGGCCGCGGAGGGACCCGCCCGGCCCGCCTCCAACATGGACCGCTTCGAGCGGTGCTTCTCCGTCTTCAAGCTGCCCGAGGAGGCGGGGCGAGGAGGCGCGGGGGCCGGAGGCGCGGGGGCCGGAGGCGAGGGGGGCCCGAGGCCCTGGCGGGCCGTGAGGGTGGACCTGGTGGTCTCCCCCGTAAGCCAGTTTGCCTTCGCCCTGCTGGGCTGGACCGGCTCCAAGGTGACCTTTCTGTGAGAGTGACCTCGTTGTAATTCTGGTGCACGACGCCTCCactgactccgccccctccactgactccgccccctccgcAGCTGTTTGAGAGGGAGCTGAGGCGCTGGGCGGGCCACGAGATGAACATGTGTCTGAGCAGCCACGCCCTGTACGACCACCGCCAGGTGAGCTCCACCCACCATGTGATAGGACTCCTAGAGGTCATGTGATCAAGAACCAGGAAGTGTAAAGAATGCAGCCAAACATAAATCACAATTTCACCTTCCTTTTGTTTCCGGACAGAAAcagaatttattttgaaaatccttttcatgtagCGAGCAGAAATGTACTCGTGTTGATGGACATTTTTGtgggaaaacaaatgaaaaatgaggaGTGATGTCATAGGAAGTCATGTTCTCCTCTTCTATCGACGTCATACGTCGTGTTCCTGCAGAGCCGATACCTGAGGGCCTCTTCAGAGGAGGAGATCTTTGCTCATCTGGGTCTGGAGTACATTCCTCCGTCAGAGAGGAACGCCTGAACGCCCCTTGTGATCTCCTCACCTGCAGACaggaagccccgcccaccagaTAAGTGTCATCGTGCTTGATACATATTTAATAAGGAAAAGGACTTTGTATACCGGTGACTGGAGAAGAAgtggacgttgtcatggtgacggcACTCGTGGGTTTGTGGACTGAAGTTCAgtgatttcttttcttctcgttGCCATCTTGGATTATTTCCTTCCccgtgaacaggaagtgaccgtatAAGGAGGACGCCGTAtactgttagagacctgtcaatcacacgtaGCCCCGCCCTAGAGCATCCTCTGCTTTACGGTCTGTGTGACTCTAAACGTAATTTACTAAAGGAACATCGTGTTGTATGAAGAAGACTTCACAATGTAAACTTTACTTTGTATCACAAATACATCAAAGGTAAAAATGTCTCTACATTAAAATGTGCTGAAACAACAAGATGTctgaatacgtgtgtgtgtgtctgtgtgtctctgtttgtgtgtgtacgcgcgtgtgtgtgtttgtgtgcgtgtgtgtgtctgtgtgagcccgtgtgtgtctgcgtgtttttgtgtgtgtgtgtgtgtgtgtgtgtgtgtctcactgtgtgtgtgtgcccgtgtgtgcccgtgtgtgtttgtgtgtgtgtgtgtgtgtttgtctctctgtgtctcactgtgtgtgtgtctgtgtttgtgtgtgtatgtgcccGTGtgtatgtgcctgtgtgtgtgtgtgtgtgtgcgtttgtgtgtgcgtctgtgtgtgtgtctcacaggcGGTTCCTTCACCTCCTAACAGCCTCATTAACCTCTAAATACTGGTTTAACATCAAAGACCACGTCAGTGACGACGCCTccatctgctcctcttcctctgtgacaCGAGCACACTTCTTCTCCACTTTtccttctccttgtctccttctccttgtctcctctctgaAAAATAGTCCCGTCTCCTTCTTTTCAGTGAGCGGCTATAAGGACGCGTttcgtttctcctcctctcacacgtgtgtgtttttgacgcCGTATGTGTGAACCAAAAGGAGACACGGAGGAACCAGGAGACTCTCAGTCtggacctctgacctttgacctcgcaCATCTTTGTGGAGATGTTAATTATTTCTGCTCAGCAGGAAAAACCACAACAATGACGTCTAGTTTTTGAATGAAAACGTATTTATTAAAAACGTTCCTCAGGCAGGAAGTAAAAATACTCTAATGAAGTATTCATCAACAAAATGTACCACGTCATGTCTGGAAAGTAGTTTTTATGAAAGATACATTTACTTCTTGTGGATGCAAAGATATAAAAACTAATTGAACAATATTACTTCTCGgaataataaaaagtaaatataaCAAGTGGTAAAAGTACAAATACACAGTATTTACAAAGTATCCATTACAAGTAAACTTCAGAATATTATCAGCAAAATGTACTTAAAGTAAAATTAAGTAATTTACTTTgtaatgatgtttttttctcactattgatatttaaagtatttaattaaattaaattaattattaaattaaattatcgCGCAATACTTCCTCATTTCCTTCATTATTATATCATAACTTTTAAAAATCAACAAAGTACATGGTAATAAAATACATATtgataaaatacaatacatttacAGATACAAATACATTAGTAATACAAGTAATACAAGTAAGTTGTAGTTAAATTGGTAAAGTAAATGATGTTTATTGTCACTCTGGTTAAACAATTCAGATCTTGAGAAAttcttttgaaaataaacacattcaaactaccaaaatatacataatatataaatatatacaccaTTAAAACTTCCATCATTGTTATTTAACGTGAATAATAAAAACTACGGCGTGTttttgctctttgtgtgtgtgtgtgtgtgtgtgtgtgtgtgtgtgtgtgtgtgtgtgtgagatgggggggtcctctcgtcctcctcggcCCCAGtccctgctgctgtctgcgggggggttggggggggggggggggggggggggggtctcctgcTGAGCTCGTCTTTGATTGGCTCCATTCGGAGCCTTTGATCTCTAATGGGCCTGTTTGCTGCTCTGTTATGGAGACAAACACACCTCCACCGGggggacgacacacacacacacacacacacacacacacatagagacacgtGTCCCAACCCAAGTCTCCGTCTTTATCAGGTTTTATAGATAATGTGAGTGAAACTCGTCTTGCAGGAGGAGGAATcctgtgtttctgttgttgacTTCCTGCTCCTCCCGTTTAAAGACACAAATGTGTGGTTTTATATTTCTACTACAGGAGACGCCGTCATTGTGGGACTATTTTCAGTGGCGGATGAATCCGCATGTGGAGCTCCAGCTGTTTAACATGGAGAGACTTTGAGTTTTTGTCCCAACTTATCGTAgcgtatttaaataaaatgactcTGCGCTGctcatttctgtatttactCTCAACCAGAGTCCTTGACGACAAGTCAGTTCATTTATCATCGAGTTTAAATGAATAAGAGTAAGAGCACATGAAGTAGAACTTCAAATACAGTTAAaggtcttttattattattattattattattttctaaatgtcctGCATTCAGATCCTCTTATTTACAGaagaattcaaataaaaggtctATTTTCAGCGGCGGATGAATCCGCGCAGTGAGTTGTCTTTAACTCTTTAAAGCTTTAAGTATGTTCTTAAGCTACTTCACAACTTATTCTAAAGTTTTTAGATGAACAAATCAATCGTCTTAAATTGAAGCAAATAAAACTTTGATTTGTCCTTCTGGACTTTGTTGataaattaatgaaaaaatacattaaaaacaattgATTACACACACAAGTCACAGATTCTTTGACAAATTAAAgtagaataagaagaagaacaaatgaATTAGAATATTGAAGGTAAGAATTCCTATTGAAACACTGCAGGTCAACAATCCATAAACATTTCCCCCTTTTGAACAAGAAAAACCACAGAAAGTCATTTAGTGTTTTCTATTTGACAGTAATAATGATGTTTGGAGGACTTATTGCTGTACAGATGAAGTAAAGATACATTGAAACGATATCACGTCTTTGAACAGTCGGCGTGTGTTTTactgctctgattggctcattGATGACGGCCAATAATCATCGATCCGCTCCGCCCCGTCTGTGACGCGCTCAGTTAGGCCTCTTCCCCGTCCCATTGATCCCTATCAGCCCATCAAAGGCTGCTGGGGCTTTGATGGGGGGCTGAGATGCCTTCAGATTGTGACATGTAAATGTGGGCTCACCTGAGGGGCTTTTGTTTGACGCCGTCAGAGAGGACGAAGACCTCTGaccctaaaatgtaaaaacacgaCTCTTTCACATTGAAATGTGTTCCTGCAAATACTCAAATACTTCCTCCTCCGTCTAAAtaccataatatatatatatatgtgtgtatgcatgcctCCATGGTAATATTCAGTAAATAAAATGGATAAAGTAGCaatatggaaaaataaatgatcagcTAAATGTACTTAAAGTGTCCGTTGTAAAAGTACTTGTACCGTAGTAAAATGTATGTCTTGTCGGGGAGGTTTGAAACGACGTCATTGGTCTTGTTTTGACCTGTcagatatttacattatattcgACCTCAAAAGTTCATTTTGTCCTTCGGTTAAAGTATAAAATCTTCAAAGAATATAAGAAACCAAAGACGATCAGTTTAAAATCTAGAGGTCACTTTTCCAGATTAACCCAGAATGTCAGACTGTGcaccacttctcctcctcctgctcctcctgctcctcctgctcctcctgctcctcctgctcctcagtaTCAAGCCCAtccagcctgctgctgctgctgatgaaggaGATGATGGATCATCATCTTCAGGTCGTTAATCAACACAACGTACTGAATAGATGATCCTCATTATGTACACAAGGTACTTCTACTCAAGTCAATGACCTGAGTACTTCTAACACCACTAACGTGGTACTTTGTGTGGATAAATCACATCCTcaatattgtgtttgtgtttatatgtgtgtatatatatatatattttaccttctgcaaaataattatttacagATTTAAGTACTTTTGCTTTTCATCCGTGATACTTTTGATACTTTAAGCTTTAAATACTATGAGCTGGTAGAAGCTTAAGCGTCTGACGATGAACATGAACTTTATCTTCTGACGTTGCTTCTTGTTCACCGTCGACTGATTGATCCTCGTCTGCCGGATCGATGAGAGACGACGGCGATAAGATCGCGATCGGATCAGCAGCGACTCTTTGATCCGGATCATCGTCTGTCTGCGctcactgctcctcctgctgctcctcctccgcttcctcctgctgctgctcctccgcttcctcctgctgctcctcctccgcttcctcctgctgctgctcctccgcttcctcctgctgctcctcctccgcttcctcctgctgctgctcctccgcttcctcctgctgctgctcctccgcttcctcctgctgctgctcctccggttcctcctgctgctcctcctccggttcctcctgctgctcctcctccgcttcctcctgctgctcctcctccgcttcctcctgctgctgctcctccgcttcctcctgctgctcctcctccgcttcctcctgctgctgctcctccgcttcctcctgctgctcctcctccgcttcctcctgctgctgctcctcctccggttcctcctgctgctgctcctcctccggttcctcctgctgctcctcctccgcttcctcctgctgctcctcctccgcttcctcctgctgctcctcctccgcttcctcctgctgctgctcctcctccgcttcctcctgctgctcctcctccgcttcctcctgctgctcctcctctggttcctcctgctgctgctcttccggttcctcctgctgctgctcctcacttggttcctcctgctgctcctcaccTTGTTCTTCTTGCAGCTCCTCACCTGGTTCCTCTTGCTGCTCCTCcggttcctcctgctgctcctcaccTTGTTCCTCTTGCTGCTCCTCACTtggttcctcctgctgctcctcaccTTGTTCCTCTTGCTGCTCCTCACTtggttcctcctgctgctcctcctgtgtGTAGCAGCTTCTCTCTTTTTGCAGTAGCGAGCCGCTCGTCCTGTCAGCGTTTGAGgctcattgattgattgacgtTGTTTTTATCATCAATGACTTTGCagaaaacactttgttttttattgtatgagttgtagtactagtagtTTGTTCTGTAAAGTAGGAGAACGTGAGGAGAACGTGAGGAGAACGTGAGGAGGTTCTGTGCTTTAATCACTATGAATGAATCCTTTGTTGTTGCAGCAGAGAAGTGAAACGAGGACTTTCTACTGTCTCTCATTCTGAAACAAGCAGCTATTTGATTCCTCTGGGGGGGCGAGATGCAGACAGTTTGGGCTGAGGTGTGTCTATTATCTTTTTGCAgggggggcaggaaggaggaggacgaggaggacgagggggggggggggagcagactCACTGGAGCCTGGTTGTAACAGCCTCATTGAGACTGAATGAGACGTCTTAATTACTCCAGTTGTGAAAACCAAAGGAGGgcggttgtggggggggggctttgatgtCAGGGGCTGAAGGACTTTGGTGCCTCCTATAAATACCGGCTAGCTGGCAGGAGGGGGGCAGTCAAAACTCCCTCCAGGACCCGGACCAGTTCAGACCAGAATTTACTCGTATTCTGCAGCCATGAGGGGACACTTCTCCATCGAGTGGATGTCCCAGAGCAGCCGCCCCACCGGGACCGGGACCGGACCCGCCGCCTGCGGGACCCATTCGGAGAGTCTGCCGGGTTTTTACTGCAGACAGAAGTCGGAGAGTTCCCCGGAGCGAAGGGAGGCCGAAGCCCCCCGCCTGCAGAACCCGAGCAGAGGTACGTTCAGCCCTCGGGGGGCCGAGAAGAACCAGAGGGTCTGAGTGGTGGTCTTCAGAAAGCAGTGACTTTAGGACTTTATATTTAGTGCTGCTGTTGCTTTTGAAGAGTTTATTCAAATACAACGGAAACAAAACGACAGTCGCATTCACAGAAAGCTGTGATACTTTTTAAAAGTAATAAACATTGTGAAGAACATTTTCACACAACTTATTTGACTATTTTAACGCTTGATGGAGGAAAACAAACCGCAGAAGAATAAAATGCTTAATTAATATTTCAATATGAGCTCCAGCAGGAAACCTTTCACATTAAAATGAGTATTAGACAGCAGTACAGcgcttgtacttgtacttgtactggTAGTGCAGTAGAAGTATCCGAGTACTCTGCTGGTTGTGACGTCGTCTCGCTTCTCTCTGCAGGGACGGAAACCGGCTTCAGCAgcgggacggaggaggaggaggagacgtccGGCTACGAGAGCGAGGGGGGgcgctccctctcccccccggcctccgccgcctccgcctccccgccgccccccccgccgggGAGGAGGCCCCGCACGGCCTTCACGGCGGAGCAGATCGGCAGCCTGGAGAGGTCCTTCAAGAGGAACGCCTACCTGGGGACGCAGGACAAGGCGGAGCTCTGCAAGAAGCTCCAGCTGTCTGATAaacaggtgaggggggggggggtcatcaatATGTATCAATATCATCAATCAGTGATCACCAATGAGTGTTTAGCATTAATCATCGATGTTTGATCCTAAACGTTTTTCTCTCCTCAGATCAGAAACTGGTTCCAGAACCGGCGGATGAAGCTGAAGAGGACGGTGCAGGACGCCCTCGCCCACGCCTGCCACGCCGACGCCGCCTCCCGCTTCCTGCACCACCCCGAGCTGCAGGCCTGCAGGCCGGCCCCCTACCGACGGTACCCCCCGGCGCCGCAGGACGCCGCCCCCGGCTCCGCCCCCTACTTCCATCCGCACGGCCTGCAGTGCGGCTCCGCTGCGCCCGCCCTCCCCTCGCTCCACCTGGACCCGTTCTGCCAGTACGCCCCGCCCTACGCCGCGTACCCGCAGTACTACTGAGGTCACGCTGTGAGGTTCTGTGatggtcgttgttgttgttgttgttgtgcaggtCACTGATTGGACGGTTACAATCTATTTAAATGTGAaggcttttgtttctttgtctctgtgaaAAAAATCATTATTCAGACTTTACGGGTCGTCTGATGCGTTTTCACCCTCAGAGTCAATGTGTGAGGTGGAATGTCACTGAATGCAGGTACTTTATTTTATACTACTGTATAATTCTAAATGTTGTACTACTTTTACTTATTTGTCATTTACTCCACTACTTTTGTACATAATATACCACAGTATTAATAATCAAACAATTAAATATATCTCCATATATACTGGGTATATACTATATACATACGTACGTTTTTAAGGTGAATGTACTGTATTGTTGTGTTATACTTCATAAATATTGTAGTTTTTAATCATCAGCATTAATTATCCAAATTGAATTATTACTCAAAATTCGTAGTAACTCCTGTACTTTAggattttaaatacatatttatagcCTGTAGTACAGGTACTTTTACCTCAGGGAAAAAATTGGAGTACTTACTCCACCGATGTTATTTCTTATAGATTGTAGacaaaacacaaacttcacatacattaaaacatgtcaaatgatccaattaaaagaagaaaagtgatGACGTCACACAGCTGAGTGCTTTCATGCTGCCGATGAGGCTCATTTAACAAAGGACACGTTTCAGTTGTCTGATGATCGATGAGAGTTTTGTCTCACGAGGGACGACGTTTGTCATCAATAATCACTTTGTCATCGATCCTGTGATGTGATGTTGACGTTATGAAGTTGCAAACTGGACGAGTTTAATCGGAATAAATGCGAGTTAAGTATCTTTCTATCGATGAAAGTGGTGCAATATTTATGTATTGTTGTAGTATTTTATGAACTAGTTGCcttgtacaaaaacacaaacatgtttcaTGATGTACAAACAAAAACTCCTGAAAATCTTAaattatttgatgtattttcttACAAAATAATGCGATTGATTTTGtcagtgaaatgtgaaaaaagtttcattaaacttctatattttctaaatataagTGATCTAGTTTAgagaatttatattttgttgtattaATACTTTTACTTAGGTGAAATAGTCATTTAGGCTTGAAACAA comes from the Gasterosteus aculeatus chromosome 14, fGasAcu3.hap1.1, whole genome shotgun sequence genome and includes:
- the polm gene encoding DNA-directed DNA/RNA polymerase mu isoform X1, which encodes MVPFKRRKLVCSAAGSHTGATGSHEGATGSHEGTRFPQVVLFLLERKMGASRRRFLSQLGEKKGFQVEQLLSERVTHVICENNSSEEVRTWLRSEVRGQTAAHLLDVSWFTESMKAGRPVEVLDRHKLQEQQTEEVEVFSTPSYACQRRTTLDNHNAVLTDALSLLAENAELSGEDGRGVAFRRAAAALKALPLPVTRLTQLGGVPCLGGHSLRVIKDVLESGASPEVEALRRSERFKALKVLTGIFGVGVKTAGRWIGEGILTLRQLRDSGPTLNRAQRAGLRHYDDLNRPVGRAEAAAVAAVVEAAAGSVLPGARVTLIGGFRRGKQTGHDVDFLITHPEEGREAGLMPKLVSWLDSQGFLLYQKTNSNSYLEAAEGPARPASNMDRFERCFSVFKLPEEAGRGGAGAGGAGAGGEGGPRPWRAVRVDLVVSPVSQFAFALLGWTGSKLFERELRRWAGHEMNMCLSSHALYDHRQSRYLRASSEEEIFAHLGLEYIPPSERNA
- the ved gene encoding ventrally expressed dharma/bozozok antagonist — encoded protein: MRGHFSIEWMSQSSRPTGTGTGPAACGTHSESLPGFYCRQKSESSPERREAEAPRLQNPSRGTETGFSSGTEEEEETSGYESEGGRSLSPPASAASASPPPPPPGRRPRTAFTAEQIGSLERSFKRNAYLGTQDKAELCKKLQLSDKQIRNWFQNRRMKLKRTVQDALAHACHADAASRFLHHPELQACRPAPYRRYPPAPQDAAPGSAPYFHPHGLQCGSAAPALPSLHLDPFCQYAPPYAAYPQYY
- the polm gene encoding DNA-directed DNA/RNA polymerase mu isoform X2, whose protein sequence is MVPFKRRKLVCSAAGSHTGATGSHEGATGSHEGTRFPQVVLFLLERKMGASRRRFLSQLGEKKGFQVEQLLSERVTHVICENNSSEEVRTWLRSEVRGQTAAHLLDVSWFTESMKAGRPVEVLDRHKLQQTEEVEVFSTPSYACQRRTTLDNHNAVLTDALSLLAENAELSGEDGRGVAFRRAAAALKALPLPVTRLTQLGGVPCLGGHSLRVIKDVLESGASPEVEALRRSERFKALKVLTGIFGVGVKTAGRWIGEGILTLRQLRDSGPTLNRAQRAGLRHYDDLNRPVGRAEAAAVAAVVEAAAGSVLPGARVTLIGGFRRGKQTGHDVDFLITHPEEGREAGLMPKLVSWLDSQGFLLYQKTNSNSYLEAAEGPARPASNMDRFERCFSVFKLPEEAGRGGAGAGGAGAGGEGGPRPWRAVRVDLVVSPVSQFAFALLGWTGSKLFERELRRWAGHEMNMCLSSHALYDHRQSRYLRASSEEEIFAHLGLEYIPPSERNA